Below is a window of Pseudodesulfovibrio sp. 5S69 DNA.
GGGCTTTTTTGTCCAGGGGAGGGGGGGGGCGGTCTTGGACGTCGTTGCCGCTCACGTAAAAAGCCCATGCATCGCTGCATGGGCTTTTGCGTTGTTCGGCGGTGTTGCGGCTACTGTCTGCGCATCCTTCTGCCGACAAAGGCCAGCGCCGTGAGGCCAAGGCCGAGGAAGGCGAACGTGGACGGTTCGGGGACGGGAGACGGGGTGCCGGTAATCGTCAGTTCCGAGCTGATGTAGGTATCTTCGTTTTCGGGAGTCGTCCAGCCGTACAAGGTCCCGGGGGAAGCGCTGTCCACAACATACCAGGTGTAGAACCAAAACGATTCCAAATGTCCTTCCGTGGAGACCACGCTTCCCGGCAGGTTTGCAAGATATCGCAGGACGGTGGTGGATCTATAGTCGTAATCGTCCAGGGACATGGTATCCAATTCTCCGAATCCGCTCAGGAAAGAGAAGGTGTAGTCATATCCTTCGTAGGAAAAAACCCCCGAAGCGGCGCTGGGATTCGTCAGGATGAATACGTCATTGTTGCGTTCATCCCCATTACTATAATTATTGCTCGTCTCAAAGAAAAGGAAATCAAGGTTCGTATTGAAGGTCATCACCGTGTCGGAAGTGGTGCCCTTGAGAGTCAGGGTTGCGGCCAATGTCCCGCCTTGAAGAAACGTGCTGTCGCCGTCAATAGGTTGGTTGTTGTGGTATAAATGATCCTGGATATCCGCAGTAGTATTGGTCGCCATGGTACCGGTTTTGTTTACGAAACCAATTGAGCTTGTCCCGTTGCGTCCCCAACCCAATTCGGTTCCGTCCGTGCTGAGCGTCAGGCCCGAGTCGCTCTCGGTGCTATATTGGTTCCAGTAATCGGCGAAGCTGTAGGAGAGGGAATAGGACCATTCGTTGACGAAGGCCGCGAATGCGGGCTGTGCAAGGAGAATGGTAAGACTGAGTGCTGCGAGCAGCTTGGTCGTTAACTTCCTCATCGTAATCCTCACGGTGTTATTGTGCAGTCATATTAAATGTAGCGATCAAGCAAATTATATTCCAATTCATATCGTAGGAGTTTTGTTTATGTTTCTTGAGGCGCAATCGTTGGCTGACGCGTCATTGTGTAAATCCTGCCGACAGTTTTGTCAGGTATAATTTACAGCGTTCGGGACTGGAGATCACTGTCGGAAGGCGGCCTGTCCCATGCTCCATGCCAATTTCAGCACACTTACTGAGGCCGAATCCGAGCGGGCCTTATTGAAGGCCGGAGGCAACTCGTCGACACGGATGGAGCCGAATGTGTCCAGGAACAGTACGAACAGAGCCCCCCTGAGACGATCAACTGAAGACCCATAGAGTCCCTCACAATTTTTCTCCCGTCAGGAAGGGGGGCGTCTGATCCCGGAAGTCGAGGTCTTCGCAGGAGGATTCCACGGTTCCGTCGAAGATTGTGTGCAAAAGGAAAATATAATTGCTTGCCGGACGTTGTGGGCTATTATTCAATCAACTATCCTGTAGGGGGAGGCATTGTCATGAAAATTCGGGCCAAGTTTATTTTATCGATCATCATTCCCGTTTTTGTGTCCGTAGTCGTCATTTCCAGTGTGGTTTCCCTGCAGGTGAGCGGCACCGTCACGGAACAGTTCAAGATGTCCTCGCAGGAGGAACTGCGCGTTGTGGATGGCTTTGTCTCGCAGTTGCTGAAGGGACCGGCCGAGGTCGCGAAATACGTCGCCTCACTGCCCGCCCTGACCGGGGGAATGGGGGAATGGACCCGTTATTTCGACCTTCCGGCCGGGGACAATCCCGTCCTGCATGACGGCATGAGCGCCAAGGAACGTTCTGCGTTCGACACCTTTGAGCGGCTGATGAAATCCCACCCTGATTTTGCCTATGTCTATGCCGGACTCGAGGACGGCGGCTATACCCAGTCCCCCAGCGAGAACATGGGCAACAAGTTCGATCCCAGAAAGCGGCCGTGGTATATCCAGGGCAAGCAGTCGCCCACGGAGGTGACGCTGCTCAGCGCCTACATTACCACTCAGGGCGTGCCGAACATCGGCGTCGTCGCCAAGGTCCACGACAGCTCTGGAAAGCTCGTGGGCATCGGGGCCGTGGACATGTCGCTGGCCAAGCTCACGGAAATTGCGGCCAACATCAACATCGGCAAGACCGGTTACATGATGATCGTCCAAAACGACGGAACCGTTCTGGCCGACCCCAGGCACAAGGACTTCGTTTTCAAGAAGATGGGCGAACTGGCCGGGGCCTATTCGACGTTGAACGAAACAAAGGGCGGCCTGGTCGAAGACCTCGACATCGACGGGGTGCCCATGTTCGGCAGCGTCTACGTCTCTCCGGACTCCGGCTGGAAGTACGTGGCGCTCATTGAACGTAAGGAGATCATGAGTGCATCCAACGCGGCCGTCCTCAACACCGCCGTCATCGGATTGGTCATCGCGGTCCTGTTCGCTCTGGGCGGCTGGCGGATCGCCAAGTCCATGACCGATCCCATCATCCGAAGCGGCAGCTTCACACGTCAGGTCGCCGGTGGTGACCTGACGGCTTCCATCTCCG
It encodes the following:
- a CDS encoding methyl-accepting chemotaxis protein; amino-acid sequence: MKIRAKFILSIIIPVFVSVVVISSVVSLQVSGTVTEQFKMSSQEELRVVDGFVSQLLKGPAEVAKYVASLPALTGGMGEWTRYFDLPAGDNPVLHDGMSAKERSAFDTFERLMKSHPDFAYVYAGLEDGGYTQSPSENMGNKFDPRKRPWYIQGKQSPTEVTLLSAYITTQGVPNIGVVAKVHDSSGKLVGIGAVDMSLAKLTEIAANINIGKTGYMMIVQNDGTVLADPRHKDFVFKKMGELAGAYSTLNETKGGLVEDLDIDGVPMFGSVYVSPDSGWKYVALIERKEIMSASNAAVLNTAVIGLVIAVLFALGGWRIAKSMTDPIIRSGSFTRQVAGGDLTASISVSGKDEVAVLAKDLSEMGTALRGVVGDVRSTVDGVASGAVELSATAESLSQAATEQAANVEEIASSMEQMVSNISQNAENARETEHIAQRSATDAERGGQSVAQTVEAMREIADRISVIEEIARQTNLLALNAAIEAARAGEHGKGFAVVAAEVRKLAERSGVAAAEISDLSATSVQVAEEAGEMLGKMVPDIKHTAELIQEITAASNEQQSGAEGVNTAIHQLDQVIQQIASASEEMSSTSEELASQAEHLKSTVAYFKIDGGGSGPASRVTVRKTTPALNAGSAGDGDGFDRF
- a CDS encoding THxN family PEP-CTERM protein; protein product: MRKLTTKLLAALSLTILLAQPAFAAFVNEWSYSLSYSFADYWNQYSTESDSGLTLSTDGTELGWGRNGTSSIGFVNKTGTMATNTTADIQDHLYHNNQPIDGDSTFLQGGTLAATLTLKGTTSDTVMTFNTNLDFLFFETSNNYSNGDERNNDVFILTNPSAASGVFSYEGYDYTFSFLSGFGELDTMSLDDYDYRSTTVLRYLANLPGSVVSTEGHLESFWFYTWYVVDSASPGTLYGWTTPENEDTYISSELTITGTPSPVPEPSTFAFLGLGLTALAFVGRRMRRQ